In Rhodoferax sediminis, the sequence GGCCGAGGGCGACTGGGACGGCTGGAAGCACCTGACCGAGCAGCTCGGCAAGAAGGTGCAGATCGTGGGCGACGACCTGTTCGTCACCAACACCAGGATCCTCAAGGAAGGCATCGACAAAGGCATCGCCAACTCGATCCTGATCAAGATCAACCAGATCGGCACTTTGAGCGAGACCTTTGCCGCAATCGAGATGGCCAAGCGCGCGGGCTACACGGCGGTGATCAGCCACCGCTCGGGCGAGACCGAGGACTCGACCATTGCCGACATCGCGGTGGGTACCAACGCGGGCCAGATCAAGACCGGCAGCCTGAGCCGCTCCGACCGCATGGCCAAGTACAACCAGCTGCTGCGCATCGAAGAGGATTTGGGCGATATCGCCAGCTACCCGGGCCGCGCGGCGTTCTACAACCTGCGTTGAGTCAGCGCTTTCGTGGGTTCCCGCATTGTTCCAGTCATCCTGGTCGCGCTGCTCGCGGTGTTTCACGCGCAGTTGTGGTTCGGCCGCGGCAGCATCCCCGAGGTGACGCTGATGCGGCAAAAGCTCGCGGCACAAAAGATTGCGAATGCGCAGGCGCAGGTCGCCAACGAGCGGCTGGCATCCGAGGTGGCCGACCTCAAGCAGGGCCTGGACATGGTGGAAGAAAAGGCGCGCATGGAGCTTGGCATGGTCAAGCCCAACGAGATCTTCGTGCAGGTGACCAAGTAAGGGCGCCCCGCGCCCTTGGCGCTGTTGAACTCAGTGCGTCGCTGAACTGCCGGGCGGCTGGGCGGTCGGCGCAGTAAAGATTTGCGCCGCATCGATCGGATCGAACCGGTACTGCTTGCCGCAGAATTCGCAGCCCACCTCGATTTCGCCGCGCTCGGCAAGGATGCTCGCGGCCTCGTCCTGGCCCAGCCCCCGGATCATGCGGCTCACGCGCTCGCTGCTGCAGTTGCAGGCAAAGCGCGGGCCATCGCTGCCCGTTCTCGGCTCGAAGCGCACCAGTTTTTCCTGCCAGAACAGGCGGCGCAGAACCGTATCCACGTCCAGCGTCAGCAGTTCCTCCTGCGTCAGGCTGGCCGCCAGGGTGGCGATGCGGTTGTAGTCTTCGTTGCGGCCGATCTCGTCTGAATAATTGGAATAATTGGGGTCAGATTCCAATTTCGTAGCAGCGCTTTGCGCTGCGTCCCTGGCCCGTTCACGGGCCGGCGAATTTGGAATCTGACCCCAATTATTCCCCGCCAGATTGCCCTCGCCCTTGACCGGCATGCGCTGGATCAGCAAACCCGCCGCCACGGTGTCGCTGGCCGCCAGCACCAGCGTGGTGTCGAGCTGCTCGCTTTGCAGCATGTAGTGCTCCAGCACCTCGCTGAGCTTTTCCAGCTTCTCGTGCCTGTCGCCAAACAGCGGCACCACGCCCTGGTAGGGTCGCTGGCCGGGGAACTTGCTCAAGGGGTCGAGCGTGATGGCGCAGCGTCCGTGATTCGTGACGTTGACCATCTGGCTCAGCGTGGCATCCGCCGCCACCTCGCCCACCACGGTGGCCGTGGCGCGCAGGCTCAAATCGGGCTGCACCTCGGCCACCGCGAGCTTGAGCGGCCCGTCGCCAAAAATCTGCAGGATCAGCGCGCCGTTGAACTTGATGTTGGACTGCATCAAGACTCCGGCGGCCGTCATTTGGCCCAGCAACTCGCGTACCGGCAATGCATAGGCGCCGGTGGCGTTGTTGGACTCGCGCCGGCGCAGGATCTCGGTCCACGCATCGGTCAGCCGCACGATCATGCCGCGCACCGGCAGCCCGTCGAAAAGGAATTTGTGAAGTTCAGACACGCGTCAATCCTGGTCAGCCGATTTTCTTCAAGCCGGCCCGAAAGCGCCGGGCATTGTCCACATAGTGCTGGGCGCTCATCTTCAGGCCCGCAATCTGTTCGGGCGTCAGTTGGCGCACGGCCTTGGCCGGGCTGCCGATGATCATCGAGCCGTCGGGAAATTCCTTGCCCTCCGTCACCAGCGCGCCCGCGCCGACCAGGCAGTGCTTGCCGATCTTCGCGCCGTTCAGCACCACCGCGCCAATGCCGATCAGGGACTCGTCCCCGATGGTGCAGCCGTGCAGCATGACCTTGTGACCCACCGTGACGTTCTCGCCCACCGTGAGCGGCATGCCGATGTCCGCGTGCAGCACGCTCAAATCCTGGATGTTGGAGCCGCGCCCGATGCGGATGGTTTCGGTATCGCCGCGAATCACCACGCCAAACCACACGCTGGTGTCCTGCGCCAGTTCCACGTTGCCCATCACCTGCGCGCTGTCGGCCACCCAGGCCGAGTCGGCCAGGCGCGGCGCCGTGCCGTCCAGTTCATAAATCGCCATATAAACTCCAATCATGCTGATCAACATGGAATTGTAGGGATGGCGCCGCGCCCCGAACTGCGGCAGGCCGCGCTGGCCGCCCTGTGCCTCACCGATCCACAACAAAAAGTGGCTGCAGCCCAGATCCTGTATGCGCAATCAGCTACTCTTTTGGTAGCAGATCATCTCGGCTCGGAAATGAAGGCTTTGTCTTATGCACCGACATTTCCCGGCCGCCCCGCCCGGCCCGAGTTGATCCACCCCGCCCAGGTGCCGCGGCGCTCACCGGCCAGCGTGGCGGGGCGCGCGGCGCTGGTGCACGCCATCTGCCACATCGAATTCAACGCGATCAACCTCGCACTCGATGCCGTCTGGCGCTTCGACGGCATGCCGCGCGCGTTCTACCTTGACTGGCTGCGCGTGGCCCTGGAGGAGGCGTCTCACTTCTCGCTGCTGCGCGCGCACCTGCAAAGCCTGGAACACAACGGCCAGCACTGGGACTACGGCGACTTCCCCGGGCACGACAACCTGTGGGCCATGTGCGAGAAAACCGCCGACGACGTCACGGCCCGCATGGCGCTGGTGCCGCGCACGCTGGAGGCGCGCGGGCTCGATGCCACGCCGTTGATCCAGGCCAAGCTGCGCCAGGTCGGAGCGCCCGATGCGCTGCGCGCGGTGGACATCCTCGACATCATCCTGCGCGACGAAGTCGGCCACGTGGCCATCGGCAACCACTGGTACCGCTGGCTGTGCGCGCAGGGTGGGCTGGAACCGGTGGCGCACTACCGCCTGCTCACAGAGCGCTACGCCGCACCCCGGCTGCACCCACCCTTCAACGACGCGGCGCGCAAGCGGGCCGGATTCACCGACGAAGAATTGGCCGCACTACTGCTGTAGCGCATCGCGGCGATCAGTGGCACGAAAGGAGTTCCGTCATGAATTTCAAGACACCCCGGTTGAATGAGCTCTTCACCATCAGCCCGACGCCCGAATGGCCCAGCGTCCTGTTTGAGACGGATGCAAGCGGCGCCCACACCTGGTTCTGGACGGTGACCTGGGGCGCGTTCTCCAGATCCGGCCAGAGCGCAACTGCCGCAAATCAGTGGGACGCCAAGACTGCCATCACAAACCTCGGCGGAACGCTGATGGTGCGCGCCCAGGCCGGCACCGACACGGCCGGCATCACCGTGAAGATCCAGGGAACGAACCCGGTGGCTGGCGACGTCATCCAGTACCTGGCCAGCACTCCCAGTGGTGCAGGCTTCGACAAAATCCTGGCGCAGGAGTCGAAATTCAGGCACTTCAATGCAGGCAACGAGCCCGTCAAGTCGTTCGACAACGGCTTCGGCATGTGCCAGCTCACGACGCCGCCGCCCAGTTTCGAACAAGCCTGGAACTGGAAACTGAACGTGGACGGCGGACTGGCGCTGTTCGGCAAGAAACGCAGCGGCGCGATCGCCTACCTGTCCCAAGGCGGCCGCTCCTACACCGACGGGCAACTCAAATACGAGACCGTTTGTCGCTGGAACGGGGGCAGCTATCACGTGTGGGACGCGAATGCGGGGGCCTGGAAGAGAAAATCGAACATCCTGTGCGACTCCAAAACCGGCAACATCGGCTGGGACATGACGGATGTGCAAAACACAGGCAAAACCGAAGCGGCGCTGCACAACCGGGACAGCGGCAAATACTTGAAGGGCCGCGCAGCGGGGGCGCACTGGATGTACAGCGGAGTCTGTTATGCGGATCACGTTCTGGGCTAGCCTGCTGCTGGTCCTGTGTGCATTTCAAACAGCGCAGGCCGATGATGCCGTTCCAGGTCGCAGCAACCCTGCGGCTGTCCGGGCAGCCGCAAAGTCTTGGGCCCCGCTCGAAGTTCAATCGCCTTCCGGAACACACTACAGCGTCTGGGTCGTCCGCGACGCGTCCATTCCGGTCGGGGCCACGCCGGACAACATCGAGGTCGTTGCCGAAATCGGCAAGCGGGGGCTTATCTTCATCGACAGCTACCCCTCGATTTCGGGAGGAATGTCTTACTGTCAAGCCGGCCGCGAACGCTTCCTGCGTATCGCATCCATCGCCCGCAAGCTGGCCGTCGAAACCTTCCATGTGAAGCTCGAGAGCTGCCGCGACGACATCGAACTCGCCTCTGCGGGAATCGAGTGGTTGCCGGAATCGGCCACGCTGCGCATCCACTGGCTTCAGGGGCCGGCCGGATTGGGCACACCCGAAGTCCGCAGCATCCATATCGGCCCCGGCGCAACGCCGGATTGATTCACGACGGCTCGATGCTCACCGACCGAACGAGCCCGCTCACTGCGCCCTGATATGCCCCGCCCTGATCACGCGCCCGATGTTGTCGTATTCGCGCGCGATGGCCTTGGCAAAGTCGTCGGCGCTGCCGCCCGTGGGCACGTTGTCGGTGGCCTGCAGCTTGCTACGCAAATCGGGCAGCGCGAGCGCCTGGTTGATGTCGCGGTTCAGCCGCTCCAGCACTGCGGGCGGCGTGCGCGCCGGCGCAAAAACGCCGAACTGCGAGGACAGGTTGGCGCGCGGATAACCGAGCTCGGCCAATGTGGGAACCTCGGGCAGCGAATCCAGCCGCTTGGGTGCGCCCACGGCCAGCGGGCGCAGTTTGCCGGCCTTGATGTGCTGCATCACCGCCGCGCCGGCATTGATGGACAGGATTTCGAACTGGCCGCTGAGCGCATCGCCCGTCTGCTGGCTGCCGCCCTTGTAGGGAATGTGGGTGATCTGCACCTTGGCCGCCTGCTCGATCTGCGCCAGCATGATGTGCCCGAGCGAGGCCTGCCCCGAAGTGGCCCAGCGCACGGCGCCGGGGTTGTTTTTGGCGGCGGCCAGCAGGTCACGAAAATCGCGGCTGGTGCTCGCGGGCGTGGCCAGCAGCAGCACGGGCGAATACATCACGCTGGCGACGGGCGCAATGTCGAGCACGGGGTCATACGGCAGTTTGCCCACGTGCGGGTTGAGCGAGAGCGGGCTGATGGCAGAAAACCCCAGGGTGTAGCCATCGGGCGCGGCCTTGGCCACCGCGTCCATGCCGATGCTGCCACTGGCCCCGCCGCGGTTGTCGATGATCACCGGCGTGCCCCATTGCGTGGCGAGCTTGTCGCCCAGTGCCCGCGCCACCGCATCGGCGACGCCGCCGGCCGGGTACGCCACCACGATGTGAACGGGGCGGGACGGCCAGCTCTGGGCGAGTGCAGGTAACGGAGCCAGGGCCAGCACCGACAGGGCAGCAAGCGAAGAGCGGCGGGAGATGGGCAGCATGTCAAAACCTCGGGGAGCGAAAGACTGCCATTGTGGGGCAAGTTAGCCGCGTGGATGGTGCTTGGCGTGCAGCAGCTTGAGCCGCTCGCGCGCCACGTGCGTGTAGATGGTGGTGGTGGAAATATCCACATGCCCGAGCAGCATTTGCACCGCGCGCAGGTCGGCGCCGTGGTTCAGCAGATGGGTGGCAAAGGCGTGGCGCAGGGTGTGCGGCGACAGCGGCGCCGTGATGCCGGCGGCGCGCGCATGCTTCTTCACGATCATCCAGAACATGACACGCGTCATGCCCGTGCCGGCCTTGGCGCCGCGGTTCGTCACGAACAGGTCTTCGGTCTGCTTGCCGGCCAGCAGCTCGGGGCGCGCCTCGGTCAGGTAGCGATTGATCCACAGGCGCGCCACCTCGCCAAACGGCACCAGGCGCTCCTTGCTGCCCTTGCCCAGCACGCGCAGCACGCCGTCGCTCATGCTGACGTTGAAGGTCTTGAGCGTGACCAGTTCGCTCACGCGCAGGCCGCTGGCGTACATCAGCTCCAGCATGGTGCGCTCGCGCAGGCCGAGTGCGGTATCGGTATCGGGGGCCGCCAGCAGGGTCTCCACCTGCGCCTCGGTCAGCGTCTTGGGCACGCGCAGCGCCTGCTTGGCGGCCTGCAGCTTCAGCGTCGGGTCGGCTTTGACGATGCGCTCGCGCAGGGCCCAGCGAAAGTAGCGCTTGAACACGGTCAGGCGACGGTTCGCGGTGGTGGCCTTGGTGGCGGCATGCTTGAGCGAAAAATACTGGCTCAGATGGTTCTCGGCCGTGTCGTTCAGGCTAAGCGCTTGAGTGCCCAGCCAGTCGGCAAACAGGCTCAGGTCGCGCCGATAGGCGCTCAAGGTGTTTGGAGACAAACCTTCTTCCAGCCACAGCGCGTCCGCGAAGGCATCGATGCTGGACTGGCTGGCGGGGTGCATGCGATGACGATAACAAAAAAAGCCCACCGTGCGGTTATTCTCGACGCGGTGAATTACCCCCAACTGCTGTTCCCCGATTTTTCGCTGATCCTGTGCGGCTACCTGCTGTGTCGCCACACCGCGCTCAACCGCACGGTCTGGGAGCCGGTGGAAGGCCTGGTGTATTACTTCCTGTTTCCGGTACTGCTGTTCCAGTCGATCATCAAGAGTCCGCTCGATTTCGGCGCGACGTCGAACCTGATGGCGGCCGGCCTGCTGGTGATCGCGATCGGCATCGCGCTGGCCTATGCGCTGCCCTGGCTGCCGTGGATCGGCCGGCACATCGATGCGCGGGACCATGCCGCCAGCTCGCAAATCGCGTTTCGCTACAACTCGTTCATCGGCCTGGCGCTGGCCGGCAAGCTCGCGGGTCCCGAGGGGCTGCTGTTGATGTCCGTGCTGATCGGGGTCTCCGTGCCACTGAACAATATCGGCGCCGTCTGGCCGATGGCGCGCCACGCCAACCTCGGGCTGGCGCGCGAACTGGTGCGCAACCCTTTGATTCTCGGCACCGCCGCAGGGCTCGCCGGCAACCTGCTCGGCTTGCATATTCCGGTCTGGCTGGAGCCCACGGTCACGCGCATCGGCGGCGCTTCGGTACCGCTGGGGCTGATGGCGGCCGGCGCCGGCATGCAGCTGGGTCATCTGTCGCGCGCCAAAACACTGACAGTCGCCATGCTCTCGATCCGCCACCTGCTCCTGCCGCTGGTGGCGTTCGGCCTGTCGCGCCTATTGCGGCTGGAGCCGCTGCAGACCACGGTGTTGCTGATGTTCTCTGCCCTGCCCACCGCATCGAGCTGCTACGTGCTGGCGGCGCGCATGGGCTACAACGCCGCGTACGTGGCCGGGCTGGTCACGCTCTCGACCGTGCTGGGCATGCTCAGCCTGCCGTTTGCGCTCGGGCTGCTGCGTTAGGCGGCATCGCGTAGGTTGCTATTGATTCTATAGCTACATGCCTATACCGCACAAGGGCTATCGGTAAATTCTTCACTATTGTTCGAGCGCCCACGCGATGTGCTCGCGCACCAGTTCACTCGCGTCGTCAAAGCGCCGGTGCAGAGCCTCGACCAGCATGGCATCGTGCCCGCGACGCAGCGCGTTGCCCATGGCCACCGCCACATTGCGCAGCCAGCGCTCGTGGCCAATGCGCCGGATCGGGCTGCCCTCGGTGTAGCGCAGGAACTCTTCCTCGCTCCACGCGAACAGCGTCACGAGTTGCGCGCCGCTCAGGCCGGCGCGCTCGTCGAAGTCGGGCAAGGCGCTGCGCTGCGCAAACTTGTTCCAGGGGCAGGCCAGCTGGCAATCGTCGCAGCCGTAGATGCGGTTGCCGATGAGCGGGCGCAACTCCAGTGGAATCGGCCCTGCGTGCTCGATCGTGAGGTACGAGATGCAGCGCCGCGCGTCGAGCCGGTACGGCGCGACGATGGCCTGGGTCGGGCACACGTCGATGCAGGCGCTGCAGCTGCCGCAGTGATCTAGCACGGGCTCGCTCGGCGGCAGGGCCACGTCCACATAGATCTCGCCCAGGAAAAACATCGAACCCGCATCGCGGTTCAGCACCAGCGTGTGCTTGCCGCGCCAGCCCTGGCCGCTGCGCGAGGCGAGCTCGGCCTCGAGCACCGGCGCCGAGTCGGTGAACACGCGGTGGCCAAACGGCCCCAGATGCCCGGCCACGCGGTCACTGAGCTTTTGCAGGCGCGCGCGCAGCACCTTGTGATAGTCGCGGCCGCGTGCATAGACGGAGACGATGCCCTCCCCGGGCCGCTTCAAGCGCTCGAATTCAACCGCCTGCCAGTCGTGCGGCGTGCCCGAGGGCAGATAATCCATGCGGGCCGTGATCACGCTGACGGTGCCGGGCACCAGTTCGGCCGGGCGCGCGCGCCTGAGACCATGCGCCGCCATATAAGTCATGTCGCCATGGAACCCTTGGGCCAGCCAGGCCATCAAACCCGCTTCCGCCGATGACAAATCCACCCCGGCCACGCCGATTTGGGAGAATCCCAGCTCGCGGGCCCACACCTGAACCTGGGA encodes:
- a CDS encoding septum formation initiator family protein, encoding MGSRIVPVILVALLAVFHAQLWFGRGSIPEVTLMRQKLAAQKIANAQAQVANERLASEVADLKQGLDMVEEKARMELGMVKPNEIFVQVTK
- a CDS encoding Hsp33 family molecular chaperone HslO gives rise to the protein MSELHKFLFDGLPVRGMIVRLTDAWTEILRRRESNNATGAYALPVRELLGQMTAAGVLMQSNIKFNGALILQIFGDGPLKLAVAEVQPDLSLRATATVVGEVAADATLSQMVNVTNHGRCAITLDPLSKFPGQRPYQGVVPLFGDRHEKLEKLSEVLEHYMLQSEQLDTTLVLAASDTVAAGLLIQRMPVKGEGNLAGNNWGQIPNSPARERARDAAQSAATKLESDPNYSNYSDEIGRNEDYNRIATLAASLTQEELLTLDVDTVLRRLFWQEKLVRFEPRTGSDGPRFACNCSSERVSRMIRGLGQDEAASILAERGEIEVGCEFCGKQYRFDPIDAAQIFTAPTAQPPGSSATH
- a CDS encoding gamma carbonic anhydrase family protein; protein product: MAIYELDGTAPRLADSAWVADSAQVMGNVELAQDTSVWFGVVIRGDTETIRIGRGSNIQDLSVLHADIGMPLTVGENVTVGHKVMLHGCTIGDESLIGIGAVVLNGAKIGKHCLVGAGALVTEGKEFPDGSMIIGSPAKAVRQLTPEQIAGLKMSAQHYVDNARRFRAGLKKIG
- a CDS encoding ferritin-like domain-containing protein, producing the protein MAPRPELRQAALAALCLTDPQQKVAAAQILYAQSATLLVADHLGSEMKALSYAPTFPGRPARPELIHPAQVPRRSPASVAGRAALVHAICHIEFNAINLALDAVWRFDGMPRAFYLDWLRVALEEASHFSLLRAHLQSLEHNGQHWDYGDFPGHDNLWAMCEKTADDVTARMALVPRTLEARGLDATPLIQAKLRQVGAPDALRAVDILDIILRDEVGHVAIGNHWYRWLCAQGGLEPVAHYRLLTERYAAPRLHPPFNDAARKRAGFTDEELAALLL
- a CDS encoding Bug family tripartite tricarboxylate transporter substrate binding protein → MLPISRRSSLAALSVLALAPLPALAQSWPSRPVHIVVAYPAGGVADAVARALGDKLATQWGTPVIIDNRGGASGSIGMDAVAKAAPDGYTLGFSAISPLSLNPHVGKLPYDPVLDIAPVASVMYSPVLLLATPASTSRDFRDLLAAAKNNPGAVRWATSGQASLGHIMLAQIEQAAKVQITHIPYKGGSQQTGDALSGQFEILSINAGAAVMQHIKAGKLRPLAVGAPKRLDSLPEVPTLAELGYPRANLSSQFGVFAPARTPPAVLERLNRDINQALALPDLRSKLQATDNVPTGGSADDFAKAIAREYDNIGRVIRAGHIRAQ
- the xerD gene encoding site-specific tyrosine recombinase XerD, with product MHPASQSSIDAFADALWLEEGLSPNTLSAYRRDLSLFADWLGTQALSLNDTAENHLSQYFSLKHAATKATTANRRLTVFKRYFRWALRERIVKADPTLKLQAAKQALRVPKTLTEAQVETLLAAPDTDTALGLRERTMLELMYASGLRVSELVTLKTFNVSMSDGVLRVLGKGSKERLVPFGEVARLWINRYLTEARPELLAGKQTEDLFVTNRGAKAGTGMTRVMFWMIVKKHARAAGITAPLSPHTLRHAFATHLLNHGADLRAVQMLLGHVDISTTTIYTHVARERLKLLHAKHHPRG
- a CDS encoding AEC family transporter produces the protein MNYPQLLFPDFSLILCGYLLCRHTALNRTVWEPVEGLVYYFLFPVLLFQSIIKSPLDFGATSNLMAAGLLVIAIGIALAYALPWLPWIGRHIDARDHAASSQIAFRYNSFIGLALAGKLAGPEGLLLMSVLIGVSVPLNNIGAVWPMARHANLGLARELVRNPLILGTAAGLAGNLLGLHIPVWLEPTVTRIGGASVPLGLMAAGAGMQLGHLSRAKTLTVAMLSIRHLLLPLVAFGLSRLLRLEPLQTTVLLMFSALPTASSCYVLAARMGYNAAYVAGLVTLSTVLGMLSLPFALGLLR
- the queG gene encoding tRNA epoxyqueuosine(34) reductase QueG; the encoded protein is MSQVQVWARELGFSQIGVAGVDLSSAEAGLMAWLAQGFHGDMTYMAAHGLRRARPAELVPGTVSVITARMDYLPSGTPHDWQAVEFERLKRPGEGIVSVYARGRDYHKVLRARLQKLSDRVAGHLGPFGHRVFTDSAPVLEAELASRSGQGWRGKHTLVLNRDAGSMFFLGEIYVDVALPPSEPVLDHCGSCSACIDVCPTQAIVAPYRLDARRCISYLTIEHAGPIPLELRPLIGNRIYGCDDCQLACPWNKFAQRSALPDFDERAGLSGAQLVTLFAWSEEEFLRYTEGSPIRRIGHERWLRNVAVAMGNALRRGHDAMLVEALHRRFDDASELVREHIAWALEQ